A single region of the Vagococcus teuberi genome encodes:
- a CDS encoding MgtC/SapB family protein translates to MTLLALFQTVLRLGLSIVMGGTIGYEREQKNRPAGMKTHILVCLGATIIALIQQEIAQEAIRLVRSNPDIAHIVKFDQSRLIAQVVSGIGFLGAGTIIVTRQRITGLTTAASLWSCAAIGIGLGMGFYLVTILGFLSIMFSLSLVKRIITVSKVNNLEIQYVHRKETKDFINHYFDAHHIEIDDVTFEVQIIDGEKYYKNVYTIDLPKSLTYADVIEELSMYTNVREIRLVAISD, encoded by the coding sequence ATGACTTTATTGGCATTATTTCAAACTGTTTTAAGATTAGGGTTGTCGATTGTCATGGGAGGGACAATTGGCTATGAGCGAGAACAAAAAAATCGGCCAGCAGGAATGAAGACGCATATATTGGTATGTCTAGGTGCGACAATTATTGCATTAATTCAGCAAGAAATAGCTCAAGAAGCAATTCGTTTAGTAAGATCAAATCCTGATATTGCTCACATTGTCAAATTTGATCAGTCGAGATTAATTGCACAAGTGGTAAGTGGTATAGGTTTTCTAGGTGCAGGAACGATCATTGTGACACGACAACGTATCACGGGATTGACGACAGCAGCTTCACTATGGTCATGTGCTGCAATTGGTATAGGATTAGGAATGGGCTTTTATTTGGTTACGATACTAGGATTTCTTTCAATTATGTTTTCTCTTTCTTTGGTTAAAAGGATTATCACAGTGTCCAAAGTTAACAATTTAGAAATTCAATATGTGCATCGAAAGGAAACGAAAGATTTTATAAATCATTATTTTGATGCTCATCATATTGAAATAGATGATGTGACGTTTGAAGTACAAATTATAGATGGTGAAAAGTATTATAAAAATGTGTATACAATTGATTTACCAAAGTCGTTAACGTATGCAGATGTTATCGAGGAGTTATCAATGTATACAAATGTACGAGAAATAAGATTGGTGGCTATTAGTGACTGA
- a CDS encoding DUF4396 domain-containing protein: MLTIPYWLTALSWVSIILASLCFIYIVCDIIKHPQQMKIMTLVWPLTALFGSIIWVIAYKKWGENNSSHEMVMDGSMTMENSMNPKPMAVSVFIGTCHCGAGCSLADLMIEWLLYFFPTLYIFGGYPIIFSQKLFSGFVLAFILALFIGIMFQYFAIVPMKHLSRKEGIVAAIKADTLSLSCWQIGMYITVSLCQLVVFPHYFGGAIPPTSPVFWFMMQIAMLVGFCTAYPMNWFLIKTGVKERM, translated from the coding sequence ATGTTAACTATACCCTATTGGTTAACAGCTTTATCGTGGGTTAGTATCATACTTGCAAGTCTCTGTTTTATTTATATTGTATGTGATATCATCAAACATCCACAACAAATGAAAATAATGACTCTTGTTTGGCCGTTAACAGCTTTATTTGGTTCAATTATATGGGTTATAGCTTACAAAAAGTGGGGTGAAAATAACTCATCACATGAGATGGTAATGGATGGTTCAATGACTATGGAAAATTCAATGAACCCAAAACCTATGGCTGTGTCTGTTTTTATTGGAACGTGTCATTGTGGAGCTGGATGTAGTTTAGCTGACTTGATGATAGAATGGCTTTTATATTTTTTTCCAACACTTTATATTTTTGGTGGCTATCCTATTATTTTCTCTCAGAAATTATTCTCGGGATTTGTGTTAGCCTTTATTCTTGCACTTTTTATCGGTATTATGTTTCAATATTTTGCCATTGTTCCTATGAAGCATTTATCTAGAAAAGAGGGGATTGTAGCAGCTATAAAAGCTGATACATTATCTTTATCTTGTTGGCAAATTGGAATGTATATTACGGTATCATTATGTCAATTAGTTGTGTTTCCTCATTATTTTGGAGGAGCGATTCCCCCAACAAGTCCAGTTTTTTGGTTTATGATGCAGATTGCTATGTTAGTAGGTTTTTGTACAGCATATCCAATGAATTGGTTTCTTATAAAAACTGGTGTAAAAGAGCGAATGTAA
- a CDS encoding endonuclease/exonuclease/phosphatase family protein has protein sequence MKKILKIIVGVMVSSLIIILLFIGYLTVNEYKPKKTENLTVTNGKEELMKHHDISLLTLNIGYGGLSSSEDFFMDGGETVQPKSSEFIKQNLTGIINMLKEHSSDIYLLQEVDINSKRSYYINQKSILSTSLHVPSVFAYNFNVPYVPFPLPPIGKVESGIATMTNLNMNEAKRIALPNPFPWPIRLANLKRALLETRFPIKDSKKELVVFNLHLDAYDDGQGKIEQSKLLKKILETEYNKGNYVIAGGDFNQVFDGSNPFPNTGQNGWKPGSISSTDIPNHFSFSYDDTHPSVRVLNHAFTGNYESSQVYVIDGFIVSDNIKVKRTNSFDYNFKYTDHHPVQTIIQLQE, from the coding sequence ATGAAAAAGATATTAAAAATAATAGTTGGAGTTATGGTGAGTTCGTTAATCATTATATTGTTATTTATTGGTTATCTCACTGTAAATGAATACAAACCAAAAAAAACGGAAAATTTAACCGTCACGAATGGAAAAGAAGAGTTGATGAAACACCATGATATTTCATTGTTAACACTAAATATTGGTTATGGGGGCTTATCTAGCTCCGAAGATTTTTTTATGGATGGTGGAGAAACAGTTCAACCAAAATCCAGTGAGTTTATAAAACAAAACTTAACTGGTATTATAAACATGTTAAAAGAGCATTCTTCTGATATCTATCTTTTACAAGAAGTCGATATTAATTCAAAACGCTCATATTATATAAATCAAAAAAGTATATTATCAACATCACTTCATGTGCCTAGTGTTTTTGCTTACAATTTCAATGTTCCCTATGTTCCCTTTCCTTTACCTCCAATTGGCAAAGTAGAAAGTGGTATAGCGACTATGACTAACTTAAATATGAATGAAGCCAAACGTATTGCATTACCAAATCCTTTTCCATGGCCAATCAGGCTAGCTAATTTAAAACGTGCATTGCTTGAAACAAGATTTCCTATCAAGGATAGCAAAAAAGAATTAGTTGTTTTTAATTTACATTTGGATGCCTATGATGACGGACAAGGGAAGATCGAACAAAGTAAATTACTAAAAAAAATACTTGAAACAGAATATAACAAAGGTAATTATGTCATTGCCGGGGGAGATTTTAATCAAGTCTTTGATGGAAGTAATCCCTTTCCAAACACAGGACAGAATGGATGGAAACCTGGGAGTATTAGTTCAACTGATATCCCTAACCATTTCTCTTTTTCATATGATGATACCCATCCATCAGTCAGAGTATTAAACCATGCTTTTACTGGTAATTATGAATCCTCTCAAGTCTATGTGATTGATGGCTTTATCGTTTCAGATAATATCAAAGTTAAACGAACGAATAGTTTTGACTACAACTTCAAATACACTGATCATCACCCTGTACAAACCATTATTCAATTACAAGAATAG